In Methylotenera versatilis 79, the DNA window GATCTGAAATATGTGCTGGTTACGATTATAAAGTTGTGCAAAAATTATTAGACAAACACGGTGCGCTAGTTAGACCGAAAACGGGCAAGGCGTACACTCGCAACGAGCGATTACCAGGCGAAGGTAAACAGGATATTTATAAAATCAACGTGAAAGTTTTTGGCTTGTTAGCTGAAAATGATGCATAAAGCTGACTGTATAGGATGGCTTAGGACGACTTGTCTGAACTGTCTTAACTTGTATAAAAAGGTTAAGACAGCTTCAAGTCAATAGATAAGCCGTGTCTGAACTGTCTTAACTGTCTGAACTCAAAAAATCATTAGTTAAATTTAAAAGCGTGTAAATAGGGTTTACAAAAGGCCATCAGCGAATTAATTTCGGATGTTTTATTTATGAAGTTGATGGCTAAAGAAAACGAAATGCTATAAAAATTCTCGTTGCTACATGGATGGGGGCGGGTCAAAAGTTCACAGCAAAACATATCTAGACCGTCTGCTTCGTGGAATTTACCCTGAGAGGAAAATTTAGAAAGGGGGGGGGTCGAAAAGCAGTGTTAAAAATTATTGCTATGATTAATAATAAATAACTTCGCTACGAAATTAAAATGTTGTTATTTTCTAGTATATGTATAAACAAATTCAATTATTAGCTCAAAATTTAATTTAAACGACACAAATTATTTGTTTTCCGTTACGATATCTAAAATTTTGTATCAATTTTAGGATTAAACGTAACATGAGCTTTCCCCATTTGTCTGAAGTTTTGAAGATTTTGGACGGTGCATTAAAATCAAATTCTTCCATGGCAATAAATTACGCCGGTCTACTGGCTGACAAGCTGGAAAAGGATGGCCAAAGAGAAGTTTCTGTAAGAATTAGAGAGAGACTATCTAGAGTTTCATCTGCAATCGCTCATGCTCAAGATTCATCAAGACTTTCAGAAGGCCTTCCAATTGACAATGAAAGTAGATTGAATACGATAGATGTGAACATTCCTTCAACTACTCCTATTCAATTATATTTGCCAAGTGCTACAAGGATCCGTATCGAAGAGTTCATCAAATCTTGCCAGAATTATGATGCTCTTAAATTAGCCAATGCTTCAAGTCCATTGCGGGTATTTTTATATGGTCCACCAGGTACAGGTAAAACACAAACAGCAAAGTGGATATCGCAGGAATTAGATCTTCCACTCTTAACAGTTCGTTGCGATACTTTAATAAGTAGCTTATTAGGCCAAACAAGCAAAAACATTCGAAAAGTATTTGATTATGTTGAGCAACGTCCATGCATATTATTCTTGGATGAAATGGATGCATTAGCAACAGCTAGAGGTAACGAGCGTGATGTAGGTGAATTGCAGAGGGTAGTTATATCCTTGTTGCAAAATATTGATGCCTTAGGAGAAAACACAATTATTGTTGCGGCTTCAAATCACGAAAAATTACTTGATCCAGCAATTTGGAGAAGATTTCCATTTTTGGTCCCATTACCCCTTCCAGATGTAGTTCTTAGAATTGAACTTTGGAAAGCAATGTTAGGCTCTTATGCCCCTGATAATCTCGACTGGAAATATTTAGCCGCCCGTTCAAACGCTATTTCAGGTTCTTTAATAGAACAAGTTTCTTTAGATGCAAAGCGTTCAGCCATTATGCAAGGCAGCGCTAAAGTGGATATTTCAGAACTTTACAGACGTCTTTCATTATCATATGCCATTTTAAATCGCCTCGTATTTTCTACAGTGAATCAGGAAGTTAAATGGCTAAGAGAGTGGGATGAAAAACAGTTTTCAATTAGAGAGCTGTCGCGCCTATATGGAATTTCGACAAGAAAAATAACGCAATTTATTAAAGGGGACATTGATGAAAAAGGGGCAGCCAGCTAATAGAGTTCCAAATAGTGGAAATCCTATTGCGCATGTAGTTTTTGAAGCACGTGATTTATCTGGAATCGAAGGAGGTGGTGGTGGCAACACTGAATTTGTTCCTGTAACACAAGAGTTACGGCAAAAATTGACTGAAGATTTGAGAGAAGTCGTTCAAATTGTTGCTCTAGAAACTAATCAATATCCTGAAATTCCAAGCGTTTTAGTTGTCAATTTGAGAGAAAACGCAATTGCAAAAAGTCATAGACCCCTTGAAATGATTTATGAGGCGGGAATGTCTACAGCCGGACATGGTACTGCGAACGAAATGCTAGTTTCTGCCAGTTTAGATGGCTTGGCAGAATTGGAAAGAGTGGTTAATGAACGAAATATTTTGAAGATTAGGGCTAATCTAAGCACAGTTGAAAAATTCGAAGCATGGGGATTAAACAAAAGGCTGCCAAAATATTTAAGAGGAATAGATGTAGCACAAATTTTTAACCTTCTAGAATTGATGGGCGATCGATTATTTTTAAGGCTTTTTACACATCGTACAAAAAGTGTATCAAATTTAATTTTCAATTCATTTATAGATCTTTTGAAAAGGGGACAACTTCACTTTACTGTTTTAGAGCAAAAAACGGGGGGTGCAATCATTCTGCTAGAAAATAAAGGATTGTCACTAGAAGTATTTTCAAAAATAGTAAATTTTCCTGGCTTGAAATATCTAATGCCAGAGCCTCAAGTAACAACAGATCAATTAATGCATGCTGATAATGAAGAAATGGCTCCACAATTCAGTTTTCCTTCAGAAAACTATCCCACAGTTGCTGTATTTGACACAGGAGTTGA includes these proteins:
- the iteA gene encoding anti-phage ATPase IteA encodes the protein MSFPHLSEVLKILDGALKSNSSMAINYAGLLADKLEKDGQREVSVRIRERLSRVSSAIAHAQDSSRLSEGLPIDNESRLNTIDVNIPSTTPIQLYLPSATRIRIEEFIKSCQNYDALKLANASSPLRVFLYGPPGTGKTQTAKWISQELDLPLLTVRCDTLISSLLGQTSKNIRKVFDYVEQRPCILFLDEMDALATARGNERDVGELQRVVISLLQNIDALGENTIIVAASNHEKLLDPAIWRRFPFLVPLPLPDVVLRIELWKAMLGSYAPDNLDWKYLAARSNAISGSLIEQVSLDAKRSAIMQGSAKVDISELYRRLSLSYAILNRLVFSTVNQEVKWLREWDEKQFSIRELSRLYGISTRKITQFIKGDIDEKGAAS